The Candidatus Palibaumannia cicadellinicola region CAGTGTAACTAAGTACACTAGTTTTTTAACATAACTTTTCGATAATTTATTAGTAATATATATATTATTTACTTATTGCGTGATGCTATCTGATGATAAAAATCAGATTATATAATTAATTTTATTTGTTGTACTACCAGAATTCTTATTAAAAAAATAAGAGTATTTTGAATATGGATGATCATACTCTACATATTGAAGAGATATTAGAAATTTTGCCTCACCGCTTTCCATTCCTACTCATAGATCGTGTACTAGATTTTAAAAAATGGCAATTTATATGTGCTGTAAAAAACGTTTCGTTCAATGAGCCTTTTTTCCAAGGCCATTTTCCTGGAAAACCAATTTTTCCTGGTGTTTTAATTTTGGAAGCTATGGCGCAAGCTACTGGTATATTAGCTTTTAAAAGTGCAGGTAAACTAGCGCCAGGTGAACTATACTACTTTGCTGCTATTAATGAAGCACGTTTTAAACGTCCAGTACAGCCCGGAGATCAAATGATCTTAGAAGTTAAATTTATTAAAGAACGTCGTGGAGTAGCTCGTTTTCAAGGTGTTGCTAAAGTTGATGGAGAAGTAGCTTGCGAAGCTTTAATGATGTGTGCACGTAAACAAGAAAACTAATTTAATTATAAAAATAATTAGATCAATTATACTAATAAAAATTTTTAATTAATGTTTCAAAATAACTTTTTTTTTATAAGTTAGTCTGTTTTGTAATAAAATTCATATGATTAAATAATAAAAATATGACTCAACCACGTTTTATTCACTTACGTATACATAGCGACTATTCCATTATTGATGGATTAATAAAAGTTAGTACTTTAGTGGAAACAGCAGCATCTATGAATATGCCAGCATTAGCTTTAACAGATTGTACTAATTTTTTTGGTATCATTAAATTTTATAAATCAGCATATAGTGTAGGAATTAAGCCAATTATAGGTGCTGATTTGTTGATAAAAAGTAATACACTAGGTGATGAACTCACTGAATTAACAATTCTAACTACTAATAACTTAGGCTATCATAATTTAATAATGCTTATCTCCAAAGCATATAAGAGAGGCTATGGTACAGATGGCCCTTTTATAGATCGAGATTGGCTTATAAAATATAATGAAGGTTTAATTATTATTTCTGGAGCACGTAAAGGTGATCTTGAACAAACCTTAATGCGTGGTCAAAAAATTAAATTTAAACAGTGCTTAGCTTTCTACCAGCGCTATTTTAAAGATAGATATTATCTAGGACTTATTAGGACTGGTAGACCAGAGGAAGAACAATATATTAAATCTTCTGTAGAACTATCTAATTACTATGGATTACCGGTAGTAGCAAATAATGACGTACGTTTTATTCATAATGATGATTATCATGCACATGCCATTAAAGTTGCTATCCATGAAGGCTCTGATTTATTTTCTTCTAAAAGAAAAAATAACTATAGTTCACAACAGTATCTTCGAAGCGAACAGGATATGTGCGAATTATTTGCAGATATTCCAGAATCATTAGCTAATAGCGTAGAAATAGCTCGTAAATGTAATGTAACTATTAGACTTGATGAATATTTTTTACCAACATTTCCTATTAGTAGCAATATTTCTATTGAGGATTATTTAATTAAATCTGCAACAAAAGGGTTAGAAGATAGACTAAATTTTAGTTTTCCAGATGCTATGCAGCGCAGCAATAAGAAATTATATTATAATGAACGTTTAAATAAAGAGCTAAAAGTAATTAACAAAATGGGATTTGCAGGCTATTTTCTTATAGTTATGGAATTTATCAAATGGTCTAAAGACAATAATATACCTGTAGGACCAGGCAGAGGATCAGGATCTGGTTCTCTAGTAGCCTATGCACTTAATATAACTGATATTGATCCGCTAGTTTTTGATCTCATATTTGAGAGATTTCTAAATCCTGAACGTGTTTCTATGCCAGACTTTGATATTGATTTTTGTATGGAAAAAAGAGATATGGTCATTGACCATGTAGCACAAACTTACGGTCGTGATGCTGTATCACAGATTATTACTTTTGGTACTATGGCTGCAAAGGCTGTAATACGTGATGTTGGTAGGGTATTAGGTTACCCTTATCCATTTATTAATAGTTTAGCTAAACTAGTACCTAATGATATTGGAATTAAGCTAGAACAAGCTTTAATACTAGAACCTGAGCTACAGAAGCTATATATACTTAATGAAGATGTAAAGGTATTAATAGATATTGCGAAAAAACTAGAAGGTATGACTCGTAATGTAGGTAAACATGCAGGTGGAGTAGTAATTTCGCCAACTAAAATTACTGATTTTTCTCCGTTATACTGTGACGAACAAGGTAATTATCCAGTTACTCAATTCGATAAGAATGATGTAGAAAATGCTGGTTTAGTGAAATTTGATTTTCTAGGATTACGTACTCTAACTATCATAAACAGAACTTTAAAAATAATAAATACTAGGTACGTGCTTAATAATATCAATCCTATTAATATTCAAACTATTCCATTAGATGATAAAAAAAGCTTCAAGATGTTGCAAAGTGCAAATACTACGGCCGTATTTCAACTAGAATCAAAAGGAATGAAAGAACTTATTAAACGCCTACAACCCGACTGTTTCGAAGATATTATAGCATTAGTAGCATTGTTTCGTCCTGGCCCGCTGAAGTCTGGTATGGTAGATAATTTTATAAATCGGAAACACGGGCGTGAAGCTATTTGTTATCCAGATATAAATTGGCAACACAAATCTTTAAAGCCGGTATTAGAACCTACCTATGGCATTATTCTTTATCAGGAACAAGTTATGCAGATAGCTAGAATACTAGCAGGGTATACACTTGGTGAAGCTGACATACTACGACGCGCTATGGGAAAAAAAAATTATGCAGTAATGGTTAAGCAGAGAGCAAAATTTAAGGCAGGCGCAGAGCTTTTAGGTATTAACGGTGAGTTATCTATGAAAATATTTAATTTATTAGAAAAGTTCGCAGGATACGGTTTTAATAAATCTCACTCTGCTGCTTATGCTCTAGTTTCCTACCAAACTATGTGGCTAAAAGTACACTATCCAGCAGAATTTATGGCTGCTGCTATGACTGCAGATATAGATAATCATGAAAAAATTATTATTATTATAAATGAATGCTTACGTATGGGTATTGTAGTATTACCACCTGATATTAATAAAGGTCAGTATCATTTTCATGTTAATGAAAATAGAGAAATAATTTATGGGATGGGTGCAATAAAATGTTTAGGTAAAGCACAAATTTCTTCAATTATTGAAGAACGTAATAAAAATGGAAAATTTGTTGATTTATTTAATTTATGCAAACGTATAGATATAAAAAAACTAAACCGACGTATGCTAGAAAAGCTGATATTGTCTGGCGCTTGCGATAAACTAGGACCGCATCGTGCTGCAATTATGAAATTATTAGATCTAGCATTAAAAACAGCTGATCAATCTGCTAACTCAGATAGCAGAGGTCAGATAGATATCTTTGGGGTAAATAATATAAAAAATCAAGTATTTTTTGATCAATATTTAGGTCCAAATTTTAGACCTTGGTCGGAAACAGTTATGCTTAATGGTGAGCGGGAAACTTTAGGAATATATTTAACAGGTAATCCTATTACACAATATTTAAATGAAATTAAATATTATACTGGCGGAGTTAGTTTAAAAGACATTCATTGTCTAGAACGTGGTAAACAGGTAACAGTAGTTGGTTTGATTTTATCGTTGAAGATAAAAGTAACTAAGCAAGGTAATAAGATTTGCATATGTACTATAAATTATCTAAATGAACATTTAGATGTTATTATTTTTACCCCAATACTACAAAAATACAAAAATTTTTTACAAAAAGATACTATTGTGCTAGTAGCTGGTGAAGTTAGCGTTGATAACGTGACAGGAAGCTGTCAGTTAATTGCTATAAACATTATGGATATTAACACAGCACGTAAAAAATTTTCTTGTGGACTTGCTATATCGCTAACTAAACAACAAATTAATAAAGACTTTTTGAAAAATATTAGTTTAACTATTAAACCACATTTATCAGGAATCATTCCTGTGCATATTTATTCTAAAATAGAAAATGTACGTATACGTATGCGTTTTGGTACCAATTGGCAGGTTATGCCTACTGACGATTTACTAAATGATTTACGTCTTTTGGTAGGTCATGAACAAGTTCAACTAGAATTTGACTAATCTAATATAGACATACTATTATATATTTATGAGTATACCTTTTCTTGATTTTGAACAACCTATTGCTAATTTAGAAGCTAAAATTGAATCGCTAATATCAATAAGTCGTAAACAAAAAACATCTGATGTAAAACTCAATGAAGAAATACAGCGCTTAAGTGAGAAAAAAATAGAATTAACTAAAAAAATTTTTTCCAACTTGAGTGCATGGCAAATTACTCAATTAGCACGGCATCCGCGTAGACCATATCTGCTAGATTACATAAAGTATATTTTTTCTGACTTTGACGAATTAGCGGGAGATCGTACATATGCTAATGATAAAGCTATCGTCGGCGGATTAGCACGTATAGATAATCGCCCAGTGATGATTATTGGTCACCAGAAAGGAAGAGAAATTAAAGATAAGATACTACGTAATTTTGGTATGCCAGCACCTGAAGGTTATCGTAAAGCATTACGACTAATGAAGATAGCTGATAGATTTAGTATACCACTACTTACCTTTATCGATACTCCTGGCGCATATCCTGGTATAGGTGCGGAAGAGCGGGGGCAGTCAGAAGCAATTGCTACAAATCTACGAGAAATGTCAGGTCTAAGAGTTCCAGTAATAAGTACCGTAATAGGTGAAGGGGGATCTGGTGGTGCATTAGCCATTGGTGTAGGCGATAAGATAAATATGCTTCAGTACAGTACTTATTCAGTGATATCACCAGAAGGTTGTGCGTCTATTTTATGGAAAAACGTTGATAAAGCGCCAATAGCTGCTGAAGCTATGAGAATAAGTTCTTGGCGCCTAAAAGAACTTAAACTAATAGATAGCATTATACCTGAACCTATAGGTGGTGCTCATAGTGATGTTCCAGCTATTGCCGAATCATTAAAAAAACAAATTATTTTTGATTTAATTGAATTAGATGAGCTTAATGAAGAAGAGTTACTTACACGACGTTATGCCCGTATTATGACATATGGTTATTGTTAATTAATTACAACACAAACGCTCAATTTAATTTATTTAGTAGATATTTGTGTAGGGTATACTACGTGTAAATTAATAATAAATATCTATCATTGATATTAAAATAAATATTTAAAAGTACGAATAATGTGCCTGTAATAGCTACTTGTAGCTACTAGCTATACAAACTACCAGAATAATATATTATTGCAACTACTAATGCTTTTTATGGATTGTGTTTATTTTCAAGCTTACTAGAAGTAAGTAATACTAAATTAGTTAATATTATTGAAAGAATTAATATTAATATTTTTCAGAATTAAAGAAAATATACTGTTATCACTATTAAATTCTATTATAGAGAAATTTCTTTTGTACTGGATAACAAGCTAGCTTACTTAATATTATACATAATATTTGTTATTTATTATATTAAAAAATAAATTATGAGTACTAATCAGTAACTGATTTTACAATACTTATTAGCTATCGACGTATCTATTATATAGTTTTAGTAAACACTAATATACTTATTCACCTAATCAATATTAACTAGATATAATAAATATAATGCTTTAAGTCACACGCAAACTTACTAGGTTATGTATTATCTAGCTAGTAGCAGCATACTAATAAATATATTAGGTTTTTTAACACTTACTGATTGTACGATATCGGTAATATCTTTTCCTTTAATCTTTATATCACTAGCTTGCAGTGTTAAAAAAATAGTTATTAAAGCAACATTTTATATAAATTAATATTTATATTTTATAATATATATTTTCCAAAGTTTGGGGTGGTTCATAACCATAACCAGTCACTCAAATAGTTACTCCCTGTAAATAATAAAAAAACAACATAAATACTATAATTTTTTTTTGAAAACACTATTAAAGCATATTATTTACAGTAATATACAGTACTAAAATCAGTAGTCATAAATTATATTAATAATATAGTTTTCAATAAACATCTATATTTTTAATATTTAATATATAAAAATGTAATTTTTATTATTAGCTGATATGATCTGCCATGATTAACTTTTCTACTATGTCTATTTCCCAGCCAGCTAATGAAAGAGAATTATTATTAAGAGCTCAATCGTTAGCTGGATTTTCACTTGGAGAACTAGCTGGACATGCAAATAAAATAATACCTAATAACCTAAATAGATCTAAAGGCTGGATAGGTAAATTAATAGAAATGTATCTGGGTGCTAGCGCAGGTAATAAGCCAGAGCCAGACTTTACAGCTATTGGTGTTGAGTTAAAAACTATTCCTATTGATAATTATGGACGTCCGTTACAAACTACTTTTGTATGCGTAGCACAGCTTACAGGTAATAGTGGTATTACATGGGAAGCAAGCTATGTACGCTATAAGTTAACTAGAGTTTTGTGGATTCCAGTAGAAGGACAGCGTGAAATACCTTTATCCCAAAGGCGTATTGGTAATCCTATATTATGGAGCCCAGATGCAACAGAATTACTACAATTAAAGTCCGATTGGGAGGA contains the following coding sequences:
- the accA gene encoding acetyl-CoA carboxylase carboxyl transferase subunit alpha; the encoded protein is MSIPFLDFEQPIANLEAKIESLISISRKQKTSDVKLNEEIQRLSEKKIELTKKIFSNLSAWQITQLARHPRRPYLLDYIKYIFSDFDELAGDRTYANDKAIVGGLARIDNRPVMIIGHQKGREIKDKILRNFGMPAPEGYRKALRLMKIADRFSIPLLTFIDTPGAYPGIGAEERGQSEAIATNLREMSGLRVPVISTVIGEGGSGGALAIGVGDKINMLQYSTYSVISPEGCASILWKNVDKAPIAAEAMRISSWRLKELKLIDSIIPEPIGGAHSDVPAIAESLKKQIIFDLIELDELNEEELLTRRYARIMTYGYC
- the mutH gene encoding DNA mismatch repair endonuclease MutH; translation: MINFSTMSISQPANERELLLRAQSLAGFSLGELAGHANKIIPNNLNRSKGWIGKLIEMYLGASAGNKPEPDFTAIGVELKTIPIDNYGRPLQTTFVCVAQLTGNSGITWEASYVRYKLTRVLWIPVEGQREIPLSQRRIGNPILWSPDATELLQLKSDWEELMDLIVLGKVTSITASYGEVLQLRPKAANNLAVTTAIDDLGKIINTIPLGFYLKKTFTSKLLSSNFFI
- the fabZ gene encoding 3-hydroxyacyl-ACP dehydratase FabZ yields the protein MDDHTLHIEEILEILPHRFPFLLIDRVLDFKKWQFICAVKNVSFNEPFFQGHFPGKPIFPGVLILEAMAQATGILAFKSAGKLAPGELYYFAAINEARFKRPVQPGDQMILEVKFIKERRGVARFQGVAKVDGEVACEALMMCARKQEN
- the dnaE gene encoding DNA polymerase III subunit alpha; this encodes MTQPRFIHLRIHSDYSIIDGLIKVSTLVETAASMNMPALALTDCTNFFGIIKFYKSAYSVGIKPIIGADLLIKSNTLGDELTELTILTTNNLGYHNLIMLISKAYKRGYGTDGPFIDRDWLIKYNEGLIIISGARKGDLEQTLMRGQKIKFKQCLAFYQRYFKDRYYLGLIRTGRPEEEQYIKSSVELSNYYGLPVVANNDVRFIHNDDYHAHAIKVAIHEGSDLFSSKRKNNYSSQQYLRSEQDMCELFADIPESLANSVEIARKCNVTIRLDEYFLPTFPISSNISIEDYLIKSATKGLEDRLNFSFPDAMQRSNKKLYYNERLNKELKVINKMGFAGYFLIVMEFIKWSKDNNIPVGPGRGSGSGSLVAYALNITDIDPLVFDLIFERFLNPERVSMPDFDIDFCMEKRDMVIDHVAQTYGRDAVSQIITFGTMAAKAVIRDVGRVLGYPYPFINSLAKLVPNDIGIKLEQALILEPELQKLYILNEDVKVLIDIAKKLEGMTRNVGKHAGGVVISPTKITDFSPLYCDEQGNYPVTQFDKNDVENAGLVKFDFLGLRTLTIINRTLKIINTRYVLNNINPINIQTIPLDDKKSFKMLQSANTTAVFQLESKGMKELIKRLQPDCFEDIIALVALFRPGPLKSGMVDNFINRKHGREAICYPDINWQHKSLKPVLEPTYGIILYQEQVMQIARILAGYTLGEADILRRAMGKKNYAVMVKQRAKFKAGAELLGINGELSMKIFNLLEKFAGYGFNKSHSAAYALVSYQTMWLKVHYPAEFMAAAMTADIDNHEKIIIIINECLRMGIVVLPPDINKGQYHFHVNENREIIYGMGAIKCLGKAQISSIIEERNKNGKFVDLFNLCKRIDIKKLNRRMLEKLILSGACDKLGPHRAAIMKLLDLALKTADQSANSDSRGQIDIFGVNNIKNQVFFDQYLGPNFRPWSETVMLNGERETLGIYLTGNPITQYLNEIKYYTGGVSLKDIHCLERGKQVTVVGLILSLKIKVTKQGNKICICTINYLNEHLDVIIFTPILQKYKNFLQKDTIVLVAGEVSVDNVTGSCQLIAINIMDINTARKKFSCGLAISLTKQQINKDFLKNISLTIKPHLSGIIPVHIYSKIENVRIRMRFGTNWQVMPTDDLLNDLRLLVGHEQVQLEFD